TTGTATCATCCATCAAGGTTGGTACAAAACGCAAGCTCATTGACAACATCAGTCCAATTTCATGAACAGGCACTTTAAATCTTTTTAAAGGGCCAAGCAAGGACTCAACTGCCGTTGCCAGGCTTAGTGGCATTGTAGTCAAAGTAAGCAAGGTTGAGAAGAAAATAATCAACACAAAACGGCAAAAAATGATTCCAGCCTGCTCAATCCCCTGAGTAGTAATTTTTATGAACCCCATCTCAAATAGGACCTGACCACCAGAAATAAAGAAAAGTTGAAAAAGGGTGGTAAAGGTAATCAGAAAAAACATCGACTTCAAACCTTTTATGAAAAAAGATAAGGGAACTTCTGATAGAGCTACAAATATGCCTGTTGCAACGAAAAGTATTACGTTTGTAATTGGATTGTTGGCCCAAAAAACGATAATAATCAATAAAATCATTGCCACTAACTTACTCCGAGGGTCCAGACGATGGACAATCGAGTTTCCTGGTATGTAACGACCTAAAATCATGTTATCCATTAATGAACTCCTTAAACTCTTCTATCGTTATCGGCATTTGTTTAAAAGAAACTCCTCGGTCAGCTAGTCTTTGAGCAAATCTTGTGATTTTTGGAACACCCAATTGGATATTTTCCATAAACTCCAGATTTTGAAAGACAAGACTAGGCGCTCCACTCTTAACCAATCTTCCTTTTTCCATCACATAAACTTGGTCAGCAAATTCTGCTACATCATCCATAAGGTGAGTCACCAAAACAATCGTGATGCCGTCTTGATGAAGCTTTTCAAACAAAGTCATCAACTCTTTCCGACCAATCGGATCTAGTCCTGCTGTAGGCTCATCTAAAACCAAGATACTTGGCTCCATTGCTAAAATCCCAGCAATAGCGACCCTTCTCATCTGACCACCTGAGAGTTCAAATGGACTACGTTCAAAAAGTGACTCGTCAATTCCTACTAAATCTAATTTTTCACGCGCAATAGCCTCGGCCTCTTCTACAGAAACTCCAAAATTCTGAGGACCAAAAGCTACATCTTTTAAGACAGTTTCTTCAAATATTTGATTTTCTGCAAACTGAAATACCAATCCTACTTGTTTGCGAATTTGACGAATTTGCTTATTGACGGATGTTGATGTAATTAGTGTATCAAAGGCACGAACACTTCCCTTTGTGGGAACCAACAAACCATTCAAAAGTTGTAGAATTGTAGATTTCCCGCTTCCTGTATGCCCAATAATTGCTGTATAAGATCCATCCTCTATTGACAAATTAATATCGGACAAGGCAGCTGAGGCAAAGGGTGTTCCTTCCTGATACGTATAACTCACATTGTCTAGAATAATTCCCATAAAGCCTCCTCGAGCTCCTCTTCGGTCAGGTAGTGCTCTGGTAATTTCAAGCCACTAGTACGTAGAGATTCTTTTAATTGGTTGACAAAGGGTTGATCTAAACCAATTTGATCTAAATCTAACCTAGAGAATAATTCTCTAGGAGTACTAGTTGATTCGATTTCTCCTTTTTTCATCACCAAAACACGGTCACTCATGGCCACCTCATCTAGGTCATGCGTAATGGAGATTACTGTCATTTGGTGATCTTGGCGAATCTTTTGGACGATCTTAATCAACTCTAGTCGTCCCTCTGGATCCAACATGCTTGTAGCCTCATCCAAAATTAAAATGTCTGGTCGCAGAGCAACAACTCCTGCAATAGCAACCCTTTGTTTTTGACCGCCTGATAAACGAGATGGTTCCTTTTTAGAAAATTCTGCCATGCCAACCAATGATAAAGCTTCAGTAACTCGAACCTCCATTTCTTCAAGTGGAATCCCTTGGTTTTCTAGTCCAAAAGCAACGTCATCTTCTACGGTTGCCCCCACGAATTGGTTATCAGGATTTTGAAATACCATACCAATCTTACGTCTTTTTTCCCAGACGTTTTCCGGAGTTAGGCAATCACCATCTATCCAAATTTCTCCAGATTCCGCTTCTAGCAAACCGTCAATCAAGCGAACAGTTGTTGATTTTCCACTACCATTATGACCAACGATAGACAACCATTCTCCACGTTTCACGTGAAACGAAATGTTATGAACATCATAGTGTTCTTGATCTGCCTGGTATCGAAATGACAGATCCTTAATTTTAATAATCGATTCCATATCTAGCGAAAGGTTCCTTTAAACAAATACGCGCTTCCCTTGAAGTAATCATAACCAGAATAAACTGTAAAGAACAAAGCGATATAAAGAGTTATCTGACCAAGTAAATTCCAATGAAATAACAAGAAGATAATCGCAAACATCTGGCTAAATGTTTTGATTTTTCCTGGCATTGCTGCAGCTAAAACAGTTCCACCAGTTTCAACTAAGAGTAGGCGCAACCCAGTAACTGCAAGTTCTCGGCAAATGATAATAGCTACTACCCAAGCAGGAGCCATATTTAGACCTACTAGCATGATAAAGGCCGACATAACTAACAACTTATCTGCCATTGGATCTGCGAATTTACCAAAATTGCTAACTACTTGCCATTTTCTAGCTAAATAGCCATCTAGATAGTCAGTGATACTGGCAACGGCAAAAATAATTGCTGCTATTTTATGTAACACAGGAGACTGTCCAAATGATAGAAGGAGAACAAAAATTGGAATAAATAAAATTCTACCAAGCGTAAGTATGTTAGGAATATTCTCTTTTTTCATATTATCCTTCCTTAATTTAATTTGAACTCAAATTCATTGTAATCCAACCAGTTTGGCCTGTTAATTTCGAAGTATCGATTTCCTGATTATCGATTTTTATTTTCACACCTTTAACAACACCTAATGTGATAGTTACTGGAGATCCTTTAGAAATTGTTGTTTTAACTGTTTTATTATTTGGATCTAGAGTTGCCCCTCCAGCCAAATCAGTATCTGAAACGCTAACCCAACTTGTTGCATCCGTTACAGATAATTGAAGTTCGGCAGTTTCTTTAGGAGTTTTATATTCCACTGATATGACATCTCCTTGCCCTGTGACTGTCACAGTTGAGGCTTCAGTCGAACTTGATGGATTAGTGGTTTGATTACTACTTGTTGTTTCACTACTTGGTGCATTTGTAGTTGTAGTCACAATATTATAGTTAGCTGAAGCTGTTTCTGTTGACTGTGTTTGAATATAATTCCAAACATAGTAGGTTACGAAAATTAAAATTGATAGGGAGAATAGAACAAAGTAAAAAAGTGGAAGCAAGGAACGCTTCTTACGATTGGAACGTCTACGACCTGTTAGTTCTATCTCATCAACATCAACTTCCTCATAGGTAATCATACTCCCTGAATCATATGCGTCTAAAACAATGTTTTCATCCAACTCAACTGCCCAAGCATATTTCCTCAAAAAAGAACGAGCATAAAAGGGACTAGGCAATTTATCAAAATCATCTGATTCTAAGGCTTCTAGCATATCAAGTTGGATGTCCGTTTTACGCTGCAATTCCTCCAGACTCAAACCTTGACTAATTCTTGCTAAACGTAAAACTTCACCAATTGTTTTTTTTCTCATACTTACCATTCCTTCTTTCTAGTCTGTTTTACTTGAATGACTATAGTGGAAAAATCGTAAATTCAACGATTTCACTACTGTCGATAAAATGATGTCCTACCTCAAGAACATCTTCCAAGGTCATTTCCTGTATAATCTTTGGCAAATCAAATAGGGTTGATTCCTCAATATGCGACTGATATTGAGTCGCAATAAATTCTAAAGAATTCATGTTATGGATAAACTCTCCATAAATTTCACTTTTTATTAAATCAAGATGTTCTTCCGAAACATCTGCATCAGTCACAAAGTTCTGAATCGCCTTTCGAAATTGGTGCGAAATTGCAACAGGCTCCTTCGTCTCCATTGTCAGCATCAAAAAGTTAAACCGTCGATTGATTTCAACTTCTAAAGCTAATGAAGCATCTAATTTGCCAGTTTCATACAAACTCTGAAATCTTTTAGAAGTCCAACCAAACATCATCGTAAATAAAGCTCTTAGCAAAATACTATATCGGTAACAATCCTGATTACTCATATTGGAATTTGTTCGAACACCAATAGCTAATTTAGGAGAGGCGACATCCATACGACTGCTATCAACCTTCTTTACAGGGTTTAAAGCGATTGTTTCTCTCGAAGTTTCTTCTATCCAATCTCCAACATCCTTTTGTCTGAAATAATTCTGTATCAGTTCTAAATCAAAGTTCCCAACAAGGAAAATATGACTATTGACAGGAGTGTAAAATTCTTCAAAATTGTCTCGTAAATCCTCTAATCTAATATTTTCTATCGAATCTTCAGTTCCAACAATATCTGAAGCCAGAGGACTTTCTGGATATAGATTTGCAAGTGTTTTAAAGAATAAGCAGGAATCCGGATCGTCTTGGTACATTTCGCGTTCTTGCTGAATGATATCCTTTTCGCGTTCAACAGATTCTTCAGTAATATTAAAGCTTGTAACTAGCTCGTCAAGCAGGTCCAAACACTCAGTAACATGGTCAGACGTTGAAAAAATATAACTTGTACTTGTAAAGCTTGTAAAGGCATTACTATCTGCACCTAGTTCAGTAAAAGCAGCCATGATATCTTCAGAATTTTCTCTTTCAAAAAGTTTATGCTCTAAAAAATGAGCAATCCCTTTTGGATATATTTTTCTTTTTCCATCTCTTACTGTAAACTCTGTGTCAACTGAACCAATTTGAACAGTGACTACACCGTAAACTTCGTTAAAGTCATTTTTTGGAAGCAAAGTAACTGTCAAGCCATTTTCTAATGTTGCTTGATAAAGAGTTTCCTTTACAGCTGGATAGTATTTCTCGTCAAAAGTAACTCTAGTCATTCTGCTCCTTCCATAAAATAGATAGCTTGCAATTTCAGGCTAGACGCAGCCCTACAGATTGCCTCCTTGTCAACTTGCTCTAGTGTCTCTATCAAAGTATCCAGGTCTAAAACCGATTTACCAAAAAAGAGGCTTAAATATTCTCTATCTATAATCGAATCTTGATTATCCTGACTCAATAACATCGTCCTACGAATCATTTCCTTAGTTTGATTAACTTCAATATCTGTAAATCTACCATTTTTGATATTGAGTAATTGATCATTCATCAATTTTCTTGCCTTGTTTCGGTTCTGACGATTGATTCCAGCAAATAATCGTAAAAATCCACTAAAAAGATCCAGGTAACTAGATACAGTATAAGCCAACCCTTCCTTTTCCCTTACTTGAGTAAACAATTTAGAGTGAGGGAAAGCTCCAAGCAGACCGTTTACAAGTAGTAAAGCCATTTTTTGATCATCCCCATAACCAATTGTGCTATGATAGCCCATTTCTAGAATAGACTGCCCTAGGTTTTTCCTGTCAATTCCCTCCCTAAGTACATTTGAATATTCTTGTCGATACTGAATGTTTACAGTTGCTTTACGACCTGTCAAGTTCAATTTCTTCAGGTTTTCTAGAACTTCAATTTCATTAAAGTCCCCTAAAAAGAATAAATCAATCCTATCTTCTTTCAGCATTTTTTGGAAACTTGAATAAGAAGTTTTAGAAGTCTCTTCAGAAATTCTGGAAATCAAATCTTTAGGGACTAACTGCATGGATTCTTCTTGGAAAAACAAATGATCTAATTCTTTATGCGCAAAGAAGAAAGGATCCTCTAATTCTGATTCCAGTCTTGCCAACAGTTGTTTTTTCTCAATTTCAAAGACATTCTTTTCAAATCCTTCCTCATCTGACAAGGGATTAAATATGACTTGATACAATAATTCTAAAATTTGAGAAGTTAGCACGTTTTTCTTACTTAAAAATTCATCTCGAACATACGTTAAACTGACATCTACAAGATGGCTTTGTCCTCTTCTATATGCATGAGTCGATAAATCCGCTCCATACAATGCTGCTAAATATTTTCTAAGAATTTGAGCAGTTGGAAAACTTTTATTAGCTGTTTCAAGCATACTAGCGCTTAACATGCGACCTGAAATTAAATCCAGAGATAACGGAGCTGTAAAACGCATGGTTATTTTATTAGTCTTAAACTTTTTAGATTGGATAAAATGGACTGCAATTCCAGGGAATAACTCCATCTTTTACCTCCTTTTACATAGAGTTCTATTATACCATGAAAACGAAAATTTTTCTTGTTCTCTTTGACTCTTTTAAAATTAAAATCGTTTTCATATCAGTGGTTTCTTCTCAACTATTTTGAGCAAATTATGGTATAATACCAAAGATTGAGGTGAACTATGGAATACAAATTATTTGAAGAATTTATTACTCTCCAATCTCTTTTGAAAGACCTTGGAATCATACAAAGTGGCGGTGCTATTAAATCTTTTTTATCTGACCACCTTGTTTATTTTAATGGAGAATTAGAAAATCGTCGAGGCAAGAAAATTAGAATCGGGGATTCTATTGAAATCCCTGATTTAAAAACCCAGATTGTTCTAGTTCAACCAACCCCAGAAGAACTAGAGGAGTTTCATCTAGAAAAACTTGAGAAAGAACGTGTAGCTAAGCTTGTAAAGGAAATGAATAAGAAAGTTCAAAAAAAATCTACAAAAAAAGCTCAACCAACAAATACAAAATCTGCACCACGTTTTCCAGGTAGATAATCATGTGGTTGAAAAACTTATCCATTAAACAGTTTCGTAACTATCATAATATCAAAGTTGATTTTAATCCAAAATTAAATGTATTTGTTGGCCGAAACGCCCAAGGGAAAACGAATCTTCTTGAAAGTATTTACTTTTTAGCCTTAACAAGA
The window above is part of the Streptococcus sp. Marseille-Q6470 genome. Proteins encoded here:
- a CDS encoding energy-coupling factor transporter ATPase, with protein sequence MGIILDNVSYTYQEGTPFASAALSDINLSIEDGSYTAIIGHTGSGKSTILQLLNGLLVPTKGSVRAFDTLITSTSVNKQIRQIRKQVGLVFQFAENQIFEETVLKDVAFGPQNFGVSVEEAEAIAREKLDLVGIDESLFERSPFELSGGQMRRVAIAGILAMEPSILVLDEPTAGLDPIGRKELMTLFEKLHQDGITIVLVTHLMDDVAEFADQVYVMEKGRLVKSGAPSLVFQNLEFMENIQLGVPKITRFAQRLADRGVSFKQMPITIEEFKEFING
- the rodZ gene encoding cytoskeleton protein RodZ, producing the protein MRKKTIGEVLRLARISQGLSLEELQRKTDIQLDMLEALESDDFDKLPSPFYARSFLRKYAWAVELDENIVLDAYDSGSMITYEEVDVDEIELTGRRRSNRKKRSLLPLFYFVLFSLSILIFVTYYVWNYIQTQSTETASANYNIVTTTTNAPSSETTSSNQTTNPSSSTEASTVTVTGQGDVISVEYKTPKETAELQLSVTDATSWVSVSDTDLAGGATLDPNNKTVKTTISKGSPVTITLGVVKGVKIKIDNQEIDTSKLTGQTGWITMNLSSN
- a CDS encoding pitrilysin family protein, whose protein sequence is MTRVTFDEKYYPAVKETLYQATLENGLTVTLLPKNDFNEVYGVVTVQIGSVDTEFTVRDGKRKIYPKGIAHFLEHKLFERENSEDIMAAFTELGADSNAFTSFTSTSYIFSTSDHVTECLDLLDELVTSFNITEESVEREKDIIQQEREMYQDDPDSCLFFKTLANLYPESPLASDIVGTEDSIENIRLEDLRDNFEEFYTPVNSHIFLVGNFDLELIQNYFRQKDVGDWIEETSRETIALNPVKKVDSSRMDVASPKLAIGVRTNSNMSNQDCYRYSILLRALFTMMFGWTSKRFQSLYETGKLDASLALEVEINRRFNFLMLTMETKEPVAISHQFRKAIQNFVTDADVSEEHLDLIKSEIYGEFIHNMNSLEFIATQYQSHIEESTLFDLPKIIQEMTLEDVLEVGHHFIDSSEIVEFTIFPL
- the yaaA gene encoding S4 domain-containing protein YaaA translates to MEYKLFEEFITLQSLLKDLGIIQSGGAIKSFLSDHLVYFNGELENRRGKKIRIGDSIEIPDLKTQIVLVQPTPEELEEFHLEKLEKERVAKLVKEMNKKVQKKSTKKAQPTNTKSAPRFPGR
- a CDS encoding energy-coupling factor transporter transmembrane protein EcfT yields the protein MDNMILGRYIPGNSIVHRLDPRSKLVAMILLIIIVFWANNPITNVILFVATGIFVALSEVPLSFFIKGLKSMFFLITFTTLFQLFFISGGQVLFEMGFIKITTQGIEQAGIIFCRFVLIIFFSTLLTLTTMPLSLATAVESLLGPLKRFKVPVHEIGLMLSMSLRFVPTLMDDTIRIMNAQKARGVDFGEGNIIQKVKAMIPILIPLFATSLKRADSLATAMEARGYQGGNGRSQYRQLNWMHKDSMALLLVCVLGGILFLLKS
- the pgsA gene encoding CDP-diacylglycerol--glycerol-3-phosphate 3-phosphatidyltransferase; protein product: MKKENIPNILTLGRILFIPIFVLLLSFGQSPVLHKIAAIIFAVASITDYLDGYLARKWQVVSNFGKFADPMADKLLVMSAFIMLVGLNMAPAWVVAIIICRELAVTGLRLLLVETGGTVLAAAMPGKIKTFSQMFAIIFLLFHWNLLGQITLYIALFFTVYSGYDYFKGSAYLFKGTFR
- a CDS encoding pitrilysin family protein encodes the protein MELFPGIAVHFIQSKKFKTNKITMRFTAPLSLDLISGRMLSASMLETANKSFPTAQILRKYLAALYGADLSTHAYRRGQSHLVDVSLTYVRDEFLSKKNVLTSQILELLYQVIFNPLSDEEGFEKNVFEIEKKQLLARLESELEDPFFFAHKELDHLFFQEESMQLVPKDLISRISEETSKTSYSSFQKMLKEDRIDLFFLGDFNEIEVLENLKKLNLTGRKATVNIQYRQEYSNVLREGIDRKNLGQSILEMGYHSTIGYGDDQKMALLLVNGLLGAFPHSKLFTQVREKEGLAYTVSSYLDLFSGFLRLFAGINRQNRNKARKLMNDQLLNIKNGRFTDIEVNQTKEMIRRTMLLSQDNQDSIIDREYLSLFFGKSVLDLDTLIETLEQVDKEAICRAASSLKLQAIYFMEGAE
- a CDS encoding energy-coupling factor ABC transporter ATP-binding protein, producing MESIIKIKDLSFRYQADQEHYDVHNISFHVKRGEWLSIVGHNGSGKSTTVRLIDGLLEAESGEIWIDGDCLTPENVWEKRRKIGMVFQNPDNQFVGATVEDDVAFGLENQGIPLEEMEVRVTEALSLVGMAEFSKKEPSRLSGGQKQRVAIAGVVALRPDILILDEATSMLDPEGRLELIKIVQKIRQDHQMTVISITHDLDEVAMSDRVLVMKKGEIESTSTPRELFSRLDLDQIGLDQPFVNQLKESLRTSGLKLPEHYLTEEELEEALWELF